A genomic region of Mitsuaria sp. 7 contains the following coding sequences:
- the lolA gene encoding outer membrane lipoprotein chaperone LolA, producing MIDTSSLFRPLVRAMAAIAVCFTTLAHADGVSALQQFVSEVKSGRATFTQTVTAPDGKRKKTTTGTFEFQRPNQFRFSYAKPAEQLIVADGKEVWIYDPDLQQASVRNMDQALGATPVSLLAGGDLAKDFTLKSLPAANGLDWVQATPKRNDSGLQSLKLGFKGRELGALEIVDGFGQQSVMQFSAIEPNAKVSADRFRFTPPPGTDIARQP from the coding sequence ATGATCGATACCTCCTCCCTGTTCCGCCCCCTGGTCCGTGCCATGGCGGCCATCGCCGTCTGTTTCACGACCCTTGCGCACGCTGACGGCGTGAGCGCGCTGCAGCAGTTCGTCAGCGAAGTGAAGAGCGGCCGCGCGACGTTTACCCAGACCGTCACAGCGCCCGACGGCAAGCGCAAGAAGACGACCACGGGTACGTTCGAATTCCAGCGTCCGAACCAGTTCCGCTTCAGCTACGCCAAGCCGGCTGAGCAACTGATCGTGGCTGATGGCAAGGAGGTGTGGATCTACGATCCCGACCTGCAGCAGGCCAGCGTGCGCAACATGGACCAGGCACTGGGCGCGACACCGGTGTCGCTGCTCGCGGGCGGCGACCTGGCCAAGGACTTCACGCTGAAGTCGCTGCCGGCGGCGAACGGTCTGGACTGGGTGCAGGCCACGCCCAAGCGCAACGACAGCGGTCTGCAGAGCCTGAAGCTCGGGTTCAAGGGGCGCGAGCTGGGCGCGCTGGAGATCGTCGACGGCTTCGGCCAGCAGTCGGTGATGCAGTTCAGCGCGATCGAACCCAACGCCAAGGTGTCGGCCGACCGCTTCCGCTTCACGCCGCCTCCGGGAACGGACATCGCGCGTCAGCCCTGA
- a CDS encoding DNA translocase FtsK, which yields MSFPGSLLGGDDAAPTERPAPARKSKKAAAPAAPPAPPSPLRTPLWLLIGALVWCLVLLAMVSHDRVDAAFSTAGTSGPAHNRVGTLGAWISDLMLFGFGYSCWWLMLVSLRAWLSALARMLRADGSTIPTLKDRLPAIAGVVLLMAASCSLEWTRLWRWDVYLPGGHAGGVLGYLLGPFSMKLLGFAGSGVVWIAALVAGVSLALKFSWLRVAEQIGTKIERLIEKREVRREIAEDKRVGKEAKREREAVVEVERLVEEEHHIPIVIEPPVAEVPKSTRVIKERQQTLFTDPTDAKLPQVDLLDAPPPRIETVTPESLEMTSRMIEKKLKDFGVDVRVVAASPGPVITRYEIEPATGVKGSQILGLAKDLARSLSLTSIRVVETIPGKNYMALELPNARRQTIRLSEILGSQVYADAASPLTMGLGKDIVGLPVVADLAKMPHCLVAGTTGSGKSVGINAMILSVLYKAEARDVRLILIDPKMLEMSVYEGIPHLLAPVVTDMKQASNALNWCVNEMERRYKLMSKMGVRNLAGFNKKIADAAEREEKIPNPFSLTPEEPEPLERLPHIVVVIDELADLMMVVGKKIEELIARLAQKARAAGIHLILATQRPSVDVITGLIKANIPTRLSFQVSSKIDSRTILDQMGAEALLGMGDMLYMASGTGLPVRVHGAFVSDDEVHRVVEYLKEQGEPNYIEGILEGGVLDGDGGGDGLPGLTAGGDGESDPMYDQAVGIVLQHKRASISLVQRHLRIGYNRAARLLEQMEKSGVVSAMATNGNRDIIVPKRDD from the coding sequence ATGAGTTTTCCCGGTTCCCTGCTGGGCGGTGACGATGCCGCGCCGACCGAGCGCCCCGCGCCGGCACGCAAGTCCAAGAAGGCCGCGGCGCCCGCCGCGCCGCCTGCGCCCCCCAGTCCGCTGCGCACGCCGCTGTGGCTGCTGATCGGCGCGCTCGTGTGGTGCCTGGTCTTGCTAGCGATGGTCAGCCACGACCGCGTGGACGCCGCATTCAGCACCGCCGGCACCTCCGGGCCGGCGCACAATCGCGTTGGCACGCTGGGCGCGTGGATCTCCGACCTGATGCTGTTCGGCTTCGGCTACTCGTGCTGGTGGCTGATGCTGGTGTCGCTACGCGCCTGGCTGAGCGCCCTGGCGCGCATGCTGCGCGCGGACGGCTCGACCATTCCCACCCTCAAGGATCGGCTCCCCGCCATCGCCGGCGTGGTCCTGCTGATGGCCGCGAGCTGCTCGCTGGAATGGACGCGCCTATGGCGTTGGGACGTGTACCTGCCGGGTGGGCATGCCGGGGGTGTGCTCGGTTACCTGCTGGGGCCGTTCAGCATGAAGCTGCTGGGATTCGCGGGATCGGGCGTCGTGTGGATCGCGGCGCTGGTGGCCGGCGTGTCGTTGGCGCTGAAGTTCTCCTGGCTGCGCGTGGCCGAGCAGATCGGAACCAAGATCGAGCGCCTGATCGAGAAGCGCGAGGTCCGCCGCGAGATCGCCGAGGACAAGCGCGTCGGCAAGGAAGCCAAGCGCGAGCGCGAAGCCGTCGTCGAGGTCGAGCGCCTGGTCGAGGAGGAGCATCACATCCCGATCGTCATCGAACCGCCGGTGGCCGAGGTGCCGAAGTCCACGCGCGTCATCAAGGAGCGCCAGCAGACGCTGTTCACCGACCCCACGGATGCCAAGCTGCCGCAGGTCGACCTGCTGGATGCGCCGCCGCCACGCATCGAGACGGTGACGCCTGAGTCGCTGGAAATGACCAGCCGCATGATCGAGAAGAAGTTGAAGGACTTCGGCGTCGACGTGCGGGTGGTGGCGGCCTCGCCGGGACCGGTGATCACGCGCTACGAGATCGAGCCGGCGACCGGCGTGAAGGGCTCGCAGATCCTGGGCCTGGCCAAGGACCTGGCGCGTTCGCTGAGCCTGACCTCGATCCGCGTGGTCGAGACGATCCCGGGCAAGAACTACATGGCGCTGGAGTTGCCCAACGCGCGCCGCCAGACCATCCGGCTGTCCGAGATCCTGGGTTCCCAGGTCTACGCCGACGCCGCGTCGCCGCTGACGATGGGCCTGGGCAAGGACATCGTCGGTCTGCCGGTGGTGGCCGACCTGGCCAAGATGCCGCACTGCCTGGTGGCCGGCACGACCGGCTCGGGCAAGTCGGTGGGCATCAACGCGATGATCCTGTCGGTGCTTTACAAGGCCGAGGCCCGCGACGTCCGCCTGATCCTGATCGATCCGAAGATGCTGGAAATGAGCGTCTACGAAGGCATCCCGCATCTGCTGGCGCCGGTCGTGACGGACATGAAGCAGGCCAGCAACGCGTTGAACTGGTGCGTCAACGAGATGGAGCGCCGCTACAAGCTCATGTCCAAGATGGGCGTGCGCAACCTCGCGGGCTTCAACAAGAAGATCGCCGACGCGGCCGAGCGCGAGGAGAAGATCCCCAACCCGTTCAGCCTGACGCCGGAAGAGCCGGAGCCGCTGGAGCGGCTGCCGCACATCGTCGTCGTCATCGACGAACTGGCCGACCTGATGATGGTCGTCGGCAAGAAGATCGAGGAATTGATCGCCCGTCTGGCGCAGAAGGCGCGCGCGGCCGGCATCCACCTGATCCTCGCGACGCAGCGCCCCTCGGTCGACGTGATCACCGGCCTGATCAAGGCCAACATCCCGACGCGGCTGTCCTTCCAGGTGTCCAGCAAGATCGACTCGCGGACCATCCTCGACCAGATGGGGGCCGAGGCGCTGCTGGGCATGGGCGACATGCTCTACATGGCCTCGGGCACCGGTTTGCCGGTGCGGGTGCACGGCGCGTTCGTCAGCGACGACGAGGTGCATCGCGTCGTCGAATACCTGAAGGAACAGGGCGAGCCCAACTACATCGAGGGCATCCTGGAAGGCGGCGTGCTCGACGGCGATGGCGGCGGCGACGGACTGCCCGGCCTGACGGCGGGTGGCGACGGCGAGTCCGATCCGATGTACGACCAGGCCGTGGGCATCGTGCTGCAGCACAAGCGCGCGTCGATCTCGCTGGTGCAGAGACATCTGCGCATCGGCTACAACCGGGCGGCCCGTTTGCTGGAGCAGATGGAGAAGTCCGGCGTCGTCTCGGCGATGGCCACCAACGGCAACCGCGACATCATCGTGCCCAAGCGGGATGACTGA
- a CDS encoding Crp/Fnr family transcriptional regulator yields MAMLSNLDLIRRVPLFSLLTADQAQSIADSVVKRRFKRGELIVEQGTKSNALFILLNGRARVLTADSRGREVILAVLQPGDYVGEMSLIDNEPHSATVRAEVQTDMLVLGRADFGRGLPDSSSLAYGILRGLVARLRNADRQIESLALLDVYGRVARTLLDMAEEEKGVKIIRGKVSRQDMAKVVGASREMVSRVMKDLEDKGVIETLENGSVVIKERLQHD; encoded by the coding sequence ATGGCCATGTTGTCCAATTTGGATCTGATCCGCAGGGTTCCCTTGTTCTCCCTGCTGACCGCCGACCAGGCCCAGTCCATCGCGGACAGCGTCGTCAAACGGCGCTTCAAACGCGGCGAGCTGATCGTCGAGCAGGGCACCAAGTCCAACGCGCTCTTCATCCTGCTCAACGGCCGCGCCCGCGTGCTGACCGCGGACAGCCGCGGCCGCGAAGTCATCCTCGCCGTGCTGCAGCCGGGCGACTACGTCGGCGAGATGAGCCTCATCGACAACGAGCCGCATTCGGCCACGGTGCGCGCCGAGGTGCAGACCGACATGCTGGTGCTGGGTCGGGCCGATTTCGGGCGCGGATTGCCGGATTCGTCGAGCCTGGCCTACGGCATCCTGCGCGGCCTCGTCGCGCGGCTGCGCAACGCGGACCGCCAGATCGAGTCGCTCGCGCTGCTCGACGTCTACGGTCGCGTCGCGCGCACGCTGCTGGACATGGCGGAAGAAGAGAAGGGCGTGAAGATCATCCGCGGCAAGGTGTCCAGACAGGACATGGCGAAGGTCGTCGGCGCATCGCGCGAGATGGTCAGCCGCGTCATGAAGGACCTGGAGGACAAGGGCGTCATCGAGACGCTCGAGAACGGCTCCGTGGTCATCAAGGAACGCCTGCAGCACGACTGA
- the trxB gene encoding thioredoxin-disulfide reductase: MSQNTRHAQLLILGSGPAGYTAAIYAARANLKPLLVTGMAQGGQLMTTTEVDNWPADVMGVQGPELMQRFQEHAERFQTEIVFDHINSVDFSKRPFTLTGDSAVYTADAVVLATGASAQYLGLPSEESFMGRGVSACATCDGFFYREQEVCVVGGGNTAVEEALYLSNIASKVHLIHRRDKFRAEPILVDKLMDKVKAGKIELHVFHTLDEVLGDASGVTGVRIKSTQDGATTDLKLQGCFIAIGHKPNTDIFQGQIEMKDGYIRTKSGLEGFATMTSVPGVFAAGDVQDHVYRQAITSAGTGCMAALDAQRFLEQESA; encoded by the coding sequence ATGAGCCAAAACACCCGCCACGCCCAACTGTTGATCCTCGGCTCCGGCCCCGCCGGCTACACCGCCGCCATCTACGCGGCGCGTGCCAACCTGAAGCCGCTTCTGGTGACGGGCATGGCGCAAGGGGGTCAGTTGATGACCACGACCGAAGTGGACAACTGGCCGGCCGACGTGATGGGCGTCCAGGGTCCGGAGCTGATGCAACGCTTCCAGGAACATGCCGAGCGCTTCCAGACCGAGATCGTCTTCGACCACATCAACAGCGTCGACTTCTCCAAGCGCCCGTTCACGCTGACCGGCGACAGCGCGGTGTACACGGCCGACGCAGTGGTGCTGGCCACCGGCGCTTCCGCGCAATACCTGGGACTGCCGTCGGAAGAATCGTTCATGGGTCGCGGGGTCAGTGCTTGCGCGACCTGCGACGGCTTCTTCTATCGCGAGCAGGAAGTCTGCGTCGTCGGCGGCGGGAACACCGCTGTCGAGGAGGCGTTGTACCTGTCCAACATCGCCAGCAAGGTCCACCTGATCCACCGTCGCGACAAGTTCCGCGCCGAGCCGATCCTGGTCGACAAGCTGATGGACAAGGTCAAGGCCGGCAAGATCGAGCTGCATGTCTTCCACACGCTGGACGAGGTGCTGGGCGACGCCAGCGGCGTCACCGGCGTGCGCATCAAGAGCACGCAGGACGGCGCGACCACCGACCTGAAGCTGCAAGGCTGCTTCATCGCGATCGGACACAAGCCCAACACCGACATTTTCCAAGGCCAGATCGAAATGAAGGACGGCTACATCCGCACGAAGAGCGGCCTGGAAGGCTTCGCCACCATGACGAGCGTGCCGGGCGTGTTCGCCGCTGGCGACGTGCAGGATCACGTGTATCGCCAGGCCATCACCAGCGCCGGTACCGGCTGCATGGCCGCATTGGATGCGCAGCGTTTCCTGGAGCAGGAATCGGCCTGA
- the rpmB gene encoding 50S ribosomal protein L28: MARVCAVTGKKPMVGNNVSHANNKTKRRFLPNLQYRRFWVESENRWVRLRISNAGLRLIDKKGIDAVLADLRSRGQA, translated from the coding sequence ATGGCACGCGTCTGCGCAGTCACGGGCAAGAAGCCCATGGTCGGGAACAACGTTTCCCACGCCAACAACAAAACCAAGCGCCGGTTCCTCCCGAACCTGCAATACCGCCGTTTCTGGGTCGAGAGCGAAAACCGCTGGGTCCGTCTTCGCATCAGCAACGCAGGTCTGCGTCTGATCGACAAGAAGGGCATTGACGCCGTGCTGGCCGACCTGCGCTCGCGCGGTCAAGCCTAA
- the rpmG gene encoding 50S ribosomal protein L33 produces the protein MASKGGREKIKLESTAGTGHFYTTNKNKKTTPQKLEFMKFDPKARKHVLYKETKLK, from the coding sequence ATGGCATCCAAAGGCGGACGCGAAAAGATCAAGCTGGAATCCACTGCCGGCACCGGTCATTTCTACACCACGAACAAGAACAAGAAGACCACGCCCCAAAAGCTGGAATTCATGAAGTTCGACCCCAAGGCACGCAAGCACGTGCTGTACAAGGAAACCAAGCTGAAGTGA
- a CDS encoding DUF3016 domain-containing protein: protein MMASTFFKRAVLLSLTTVSLGAIAAAAQAQAEVNFIKPESFSDIGWVGVDRDNAMKQLEDHFKALAARELPGKQLKIDVTDVDLAGEVEPHVRTDRLRILRSVTIPRMSFTYTLSENGQVLKSGKADLKDMDYQNGVGNRYFDSEPLRYEKKMIDDWMARELLGKAHLAPAR, encoded by the coding sequence ATGATGGCCTCGACCTTTTTCAAGCGCGCTGTGCTGCTCAGCCTGACGACCGTGAGCCTGGGGGCGATCGCTGCGGCCGCTCAGGCGCAGGCGGAAGTCAACTTCATCAAGCCGGAGAGCTTCTCCGACATCGGCTGGGTCGGCGTGGATCGCGACAACGCGATGAAGCAGCTGGAAGATCACTTCAAGGCGCTCGCGGCGCGCGAGCTGCCCGGCAAGCAGCTCAAGATCGACGTGACGGATGTCGACCTGGCGGGTGAGGTGGAGCCGCATGTCCGTACGGACCGGCTCCGCATCCTTCGATCGGTGACGATTCCGCGCATGAGCTTCACCTACACGCTCAGCGAGAACGGTCAGGTCCTGAAGTCCGGCAAGGCGGACCTGAAGGACATGGACTATCAGAACGGCGTCGGCAACCGCTACTTCGACTCCGAGCCGCTGCGCTACGAGAAGAAGATGATCGACGACTGGATGGCCCGCGAGCTGCTCGGCAAGGCGCACCTGGCGCCCGCGCGCTGA
- a CDS encoding fatty acid desaturase: MSVHDAILAWMIDGLTGANWWQIVVFTLVVTHITIAGVTIFLHRAQAHRALDLGPIPSHFFRFWMWLTTGMVTREWVAIHRKHHAKCETEDDPHSPVTRGIKTVMTRGAELYRAEAKNEETIKKFSHGVPDDWIERQVYTGRSVWGVSLMMIIDLALFGVAGMAVWAIQMAWIPFWAAGVINGVGHYWGYRNFEAQDASTNVSPWGVIIGGEELHNNHHTYPTSAKFSVKPFEFDIGWGYIRAMEMIGWAKVRKTAPQIKTGELKAVADKDTLEAIIANRYEVMARYARGLRGACKAELLQLKAAGEQHSVKFHQFKLATRWLHRDAEKIPAAYQEQLDGARAASPVLDKLVTMREELRQLWTRTNVSAEQLVHDLQAWCRKAEESGIAELKSFATGLRTVRV, from the coding sequence ATGTCTGTGCACGACGCCATCCTGGCGTGGATGATCGACGGCCTCACCGGCGCCAACTGGTGGCAGATCGTGGTCTTCACCCTGGTGGTCACGCATATCACCATTGCTGGCGTGACGATCTTCCTGCATCGTGCCCAGGCGCACCGGGCACTCGATCTGGGCCCGATCCCGTCGCACTTCTTCCGCTTCTGGATGTGGCTGACGACCGGCATGGTCACCCGTGAATGGGTGGCCATCCACCGCAAGCACCACGCCAAGTGCGAGACCGAGGACGATCCTCACAGCCCGGTCACCCGCGGGATCAAGACCGTGATGACGCGTGGCGCCGAGCTGTATCGCGCCGAGGCGAAGAACGAGGAAACGATCAAGAAGTTCAGCCATGGCGTGCCGGACGACTGGATCGAGCGTCAGGTCTACACCGGCCGTTCGGTCTGGGGTGTGTCCCTGATGATGATCATCGACCTGGCGCTGTTCGGCGTGGCGGGCATGGCCGTGTGGGCGATCCAGATGGCCTGGATCCCGTTCTGGGCCGCTGGCGTGATCAACGGCGTGGGCCACTACTGGGGCTATCGCAACTTCGAGGCGCAGGACGCGTCGACGAACGTCTCGCCGTGGGGCGTGATCATTGGCGGCGAAGAGCTGCACAACAATCACCACACCTACCCGACGTCGGCCAAGTTCTCGGTCAAGCCGTTCGAGTTCGACATCGGCTGGGGTTACATCCGTGCGATGGAAATGATCGGCTGGGCGAAGGTTCGCAAGACCGCGCCGCAGATCAAGACGGGCGAACTCAAGGCGGTGGCCGACAAGGACACGCTGGAAGCCATCATCGCCAACCGCTATGAAGTGATGGCGCGTTATGCGCGCGGTCTGCGTGGCGCCTGCAAGGCCGAGCTGCTTCAGTTGAAGGCGGCTGGCGAGCAGCACAGCGTCAAGTTCCATCAGTTCAAGCTGGCGACACGTTGGCTGCATCGCGACGCCGAGAAGATCCCGGCTGCGTACCAGGAGCAACTGGACGGCGCCCGCGCGGCGAGCCCGGTGCTCGACAAGCTGGTGACGATGCGGGAAGAGCTGCGTCAGCTGTGGACCCGCACGAACGTGTCGGCCGAGCAGCTGGTGCACGACCTGCAAGCCTGGTGCCGCAAGGCCGAGGAAAGCGGTATCGCTGAACTGAAGTCCTTCGCGACGGGCTTGCGCACGGTGCGCGTCTGA
- a CDS encoding RsmB/NOP family class I SAM-dependent RNA methyltransferase, whose product MHPNALLELCAELVDSLLLFDKPADTLVSDFFRAHKALGQRERHTVAETAYAVLRQRPVLQHLAQSGRGPMSRRLAILAWAGSDAFLRAAIVDEEQHWLKQVAKVDRSKLPEKLRHNLPDWIVDPLKKRLGDEQFWQLADAVNVPAPLDLRVNLLKAKREDVQAALQEKGFASTPTPFSPWGLRLEGKPALQKLDVFTSGQVEVQDEGSQLLSLLTEAKRGEMVVDFCAGAGGKTLALGAAMRNTGRLYAFDVSGHRLDKLKPRLARSGLSNVYPVQISNERDERVKRLAGKIDRVLVDAPCSGLGTLRRNPDLKWRQSPTGILELHDKQLAILNSASRLLKPGGRLVYATCSLLDAENESVAQAFAEAHPDFTFVPAQEVLAHAQVEASQAAQLSENGYLRLWPHRHQSDGFFAAVWERKK is encoded by the coding sequence ATGCATCCTAATGCCCTTCTTGAACTCTGCGCCGAACTGGTGGACAGCCTGCTGCTGTTCGACAAGCCCGCCGACACCCTCGTTTCCGACTTCTTCCGCGCGCACAAGGCGCTTGGCCAGCGCGAGCGCCACACCGTCGCCGAGACCGCCTACGCGGTGCTGCGCCAGCGTCCGGTGCTGCAGCATCTGGCCCAGTCGGGCCGCGGTCCGATGTCCCGGCGGCTGGCGATCCTCGCCTGGGCCGGCAGTGACGCCTTCCTCCGCGCCGCGATCGTCGACGAAGAGCAGCACTGGCTCAAGCAGGTGGCGAAGGTCGACCGCAGCAAGCTGCCGGAGAAGCTCCGCCACAACCTGCCCGACTGGATCGTCGACCCGCTGAAGAAACGCCTGGGCGACGAGCAGTTCTGGCAACTGGCGGATGCCGTCAATGTGCCGGCGCCGCTGGACCTGCGCGTCAATCTGCTGAAGGCCAAGCGCGAGGACGTGCAGGCCGCGCTCCAGGAGAAGGGCTTCGCGTCGACGCCGACGCCGTTCTCGCCCTGGGGCCTGCGGCTCGAAGGCAAGCCGGCACTGCAGAAGCTGGACGTCTTCACCAGCGGCCAGGTCGAGGTCCAGGACGAGGGCAGCCAGTTGCTGTCCCTGCTCACCGAAGCCAAGCGCGGGGAGATGGTCGTCGATTTCTGTGCTGGTGCCGGCGGCAAGACCCTGGCGCTGGGCGCCGCGATGCGCAACACCGGTCGGCTGTACGCGTTCGATGTCTCGGGGCATCGCCTCGACAAGCTCAAGCCGCGTCTGGCGCGAAGCGGGCTGTCCAACGTCTACCCGGTGCAGATCAGCAATGAACGCGACGAGCGCGTCAAGCGTCTGGCCGGGAAGATCGACCGCGTGCTGGTCGATGCGCCGTGCTCTGGCCTGGGCACGCTTCGCCGCAATCCTGACCTGAAATGGCGCCAGTCGCCGACGGGCATCCTGGAACTGCACGACAAGCAACTGGCGATCCTGAACAGTGCGTCGCGACTGCTCAAGCCGGGAGGCCGCCTCGTCTACGCGACCTGTTCGCTGCTGGATGCCGAGAATGAATCGGTCGCGCAGGCGTTCGCCGAGGCCCATCCCGACTTCACCTTCGTGCCTGCGCAGGAGGTGCTGGCGCACGCGCAGGTCGAGGCGTCCCAGGCGGCCCAACTGTCGGAGAACGGCTATCTGCGCCTGTGGCCGCATCGGCATCAGAGTGACGGCTTCTTCGCGGCGGTCTGGGAACGGAAAAAGTAA
- a CDS encoding DUF1653 domain-containing protein, producing the protein MSNSHSTPDPSTHGAGDPLPPLPEAPVGRYRHYKGGEYEVRGVVRHSETLEPLVLYVPLYNDSGLWVRPYDMFFGTVEIDGVTQPRFARIPG; encoded by the coding sequence ATGAGCAATTCCCACTCGACCCCGGACCCTTCGACGCATGGCGCCGGCGATCCGCTGCCCCCACTGCCCGAGGCGCCTGTCGGGCGCTACCGCCACTACAAGGGCGGCGAATACGAGGTCCGCGGCGTCGTCCGCCACAGCGAGACCCTGGAGCCCCTCGTGCTCTACGTGCCGCTCTACAACGACAGCGGCCTGTGGGTGCGTCCCTACGACATGTTCTTCGGCACCGTCGAGATCGACGGCGTGACGCAGCCTCGCTTCGCCCGGATCCCGGGCTGA
- a CDS encoding DUF1345 domain-containing protein has product MPLLHQIKRRPRLLIGAATGALLAAAWPVDLAWHTRALLGWSAGVWTYLVLIGWMMFRTDPEDVEEQARAVADSAPTVLVLAILGGAASMAAIALELAQVKESGLLQAWPHLLVASATLTGSWLLLPVEFGLAYASLFHCGPKAPHGLEFPGDEDAPDYLDFFYFAATVAATSQTSDVVVSARPIRRLVLVQAIQAFVFNTVVLALTINFLAGMLG; this is encoded by the coding sequence ATGCCCTTGCTGCACCAGATCAAGCGCCGTCCTCGCCTGTTGATCGGCGCGGCCACCGGCGCCCTGCTGGCCGCCGCCTGGCCCGTCGACCTGGCGTGGCACACCCGTGCGCTGCTGGGCTGGAGCGCCGGCGTCTGGACCTACCTCGTGCTCATCGGCTGGATGATGTTCCGGACCGACCCGGAAGACGTCGAGGAGCAGGCGCGCGCCGTCGCGGACAGCGCGCCGACGGTGCTGGTGCTGGCGATCCTCGGCGGCGCCGCAAGCATGGCGGCGATCGCGCTGGAACTGGCGCAGGTGAAAGAGTCCGGCCTGCTGCAGGCGTGGCCCCATCTGCTCGTGGCATCGGCAACGCTGACGGGCTCGTGGCTGTTGCTGCCGGTGGAGTTCGGCCTGGCGTATGCGTCGCTGTTCCACTGCGGCCCGAAGGCGCCGCACGGGCTGGAGTTCCCCGGCGATGAGGACGCCCCCGACTACCTGGATTTCTTCTACTTTGCAGCAACGGTCGCCGCGACCTCGCAGACCTCGGACGTCGTCGTCAGTGCGCGACCGATCCGGCGGCTGGTGCTGGTGCAGGCGATTCAAGCCTTCGTATTCAACACCGTGGTGCTGGCGCTGACGATCAACTTCCTCGCCGGCATGCTGGGGTGA
- the purN gene encoding phosphoribosylglycinamide formyltransferase, which translates to MKNIVILISGRGSNMEAIVQACAAGGWPARIAAVISNRPDAAGLEFARAQGVATAVVDHKAFGKGDAARTAFDAELQRVVDGFAPDLVVLAGFMRILTPAFTGHYAGRMLNVHPSLLPAFTGLHTHQRAIEAGCRVAGATVHFVTAELDHGPIVAQAVVPVLDGDDEASLAARILKLEHRMYPTAVRWFVEGQLSTEGARVHHRGGEPQMFS; encoded by the coding sequence ATGAAGAACATCGTGATCCTGATCTCCGGGCGAGGCTCCAACATGGAGGCCATCGTCCAGGCCTGCGCCGCCGGCGGATGGCCGGCCCGCATCGCCGCGGTGATCAGCAACCGGCCGGACGCCGCAGGGCTTGAATTTGCGCGGGCGCAAGGCGTCGCCACCGCCGTCGTCGACCACAAGGCCTTCGGCAAGGGCGATGCCGCGCGCACCGCCTTCGACGCGGAACTGCAGCGCGTCGTCGACGGCTTCGCGCCCGATCTGGTGGTGCTGGCCGGGTTCATGCGCATCCTGACGCCGGCGTTCACCGGCCACTATGCGGGTCGCATGCTCAACGTCCATCCGTCGCTGTTGCCGGCCTTCACGGGACTGCACACGCACCAGCGCGCGATCGAGGCAGGCTGTCGTGTGGCGGGCGCCACGGTGCACTTCGTGACGGCGGAACTGGACCACGGGCCGATCGTCGCGCAGGCCGTCGTGCCGGTGCTGGACGGCGATGACGAGGCTTCCCTCGCGGCGCGTATCCTCAAGCTGGAGCACCGCATGTACCCCACCGCCGTGCGCTGGTTCGTTGAAGGGCAGCTCTCGACCGAGGGCGCCCGCGTCCACCATCGCGGCGGCGAGCCGCAGATGTTCAGCTGA